In Eubalaena glacialis isolate mEubGla1 chromosome 3, mEubGla1.1.hap2.+ XY, whole genome shotgun sequence, the following are encoded in one genomic region:
- the CELA3B gene encoding chymotrypsin-like elastase family member 3B, with the protein MLRLLSFLLFVALASGFGQPSYRPSSRVVNGEDAVPYSWPWQVSLQYEKKGTFYHTCGGSLIAPDWVITAGHCISSSLTYQVVLGEYDRSEKEGSEQVIPINAGDLFVHPLWNSSCVSCGNDIALIKLSHSAQLGDKVQLASLPPAGDILPNETPCYISGWGRLYTGGPLPDKLQQALLPVVDYEHCSKRDWWGRTVKKTMVCAGGDIRSGCNGDSGGPLNCPAADGSFQVHGVTSFVSAFGCNTLKKPTVFTRVSAFNDWIEETIASH; encoded by the exons ATGCTCCGGCTGCTGAGTTTTCTCCTATTTGTGGCCCTTG CCTCCGGCTTTGGCCAGCCTTCCTACAGGCCCTCCTCCCGCGTTGTCAATGGTGAGGATGCGGTCCCCTACAGCTGGCCCTGGCAG GTCTCCCTGCAGTATGAAAAGAAAGGGACCTTCTACCACACTTGTGGAGGCAGCCTGATCGCCCCTGACTGGGTCATAACTGCGGGCCACTGCATCTC GAGCTCCCTGACCTACCAGGTGGTGTTGGGCGAGTATGACCGCTCTGAGAAAGAGGGCTCCGAACAGGTGATCCCCATCAATGCTGGGGACCTCTTCGTGCACCCACTCTGGAACTCCAGTTGCGTGTCCTGTGG caatGACATCGCCCTCATCAAGCTCTCGCACAGCGCCCAGCTGGGAGACAAGGTCCAGCTCGCCAGTCTCCCTCCCGCCGGCGACATCCTGCCCAATGAGACACCCTGCTACATCAGCGGCTGGGGCCGTCTCTACA CCGGTGGGCCGCTCCCGGACAAGCTGCAGCAGGCCCTGCTGCCCGTGGTAGACTACGAGCACTGCTCCAAGCGGGACTGGTGGGGCAGAACCGTGAAGAAGACCATGGTGTGCGCCGGCGGGGACATCCGCTCTGGGTGCAAC GGTGACTCTGGAGGACCCCTCAACTGCCCGGCAGCAGATGGCTCCTTTCAGGTCCATGGCGTGACCAGCTTCGTTTCTGCCTTTGGCTGCAACACCCTCAAGAAGCCCACAGTGTTCACGCGAGTCTCGGCCTTCAATGACTGGATTGAGGAG
- the LOC133087249 gene encoding LOW QUALITY PROTEIN: uncharacterized protein LOC133087249 (The sequence of the model RefSeq protein was modified relative to this genomic sequence to represent the inferred CDS: inserted 1 base in 1 codon), protein MPGRQVSRSNTCSRLNHPNNVSFLAQAGTPGWSHGPSVTGANNLKCSRTXSGSEASSSPSEQSDNPGSPRLPVRRICMGRPYSSRYVETSHLVKRPKVARKPACRGSPHCLLCTDHPSGPSGPTSLDQLIRGINYLDRSTNAFYTNCPKSSLSLPRLAASYLERAANSIHLDHLDHSFPRRYSNPSTRLAASDNSCASICMAPSSRAAHALQYMDDSTNPSCPHGPPSRNLTPMLPQKREIKLPELPLSGNGIFSLAHLPKFWEAILSGWRAPEPISKPCSWW, encoded by the exons ATGCCTGGACGCCAAGTGAGCCGTTCTAACACCTGCAGCCGCTTGAACCATCCCAACAATGTGTCCTTTCTGGCCCAGGCTGGGACTCCAGGCTGGTCCCACGGCCCCAGTGTGACCGGGGCTAACAACCTCAAGTGTTCTCGTA TGAGTGGCTCAGAGGCAAGCAGCAGCCCTTCAGAGCAGTCCGACAACCCCGGCTCCCCCAGACTTCCAGTGAGGAGAATCTGCATGGGCCGGCCCTACAGCTCCAGGTATGTGGAGACGAGCCACTTGGTGAAGCGCCCCAAGGTGGCCAGAAAGCCCGCTTGTCGTGGCAGTCCCCACTGCCTGCTCTGTACAGATCATCCCTCGGGTCCCTCTGGCCCCACCTCCCTGGACCAACTCATCAGAGGCATCAACTACCTTGACAGATCCACCAATGCCTTCTACACCAACTGCCCTAAGTCATCCCTGAGCCTGCCGAGGCTTGCAGCCAGCTACCTGGAACGCGCCGCCAACTCCATCCACCTGGACCACCTGGACCACTCCTTCCCCCGCAGGTACTCCAACCCCAGCACCAGACTGGCCGCCTCTGACAACTCCTGCGCCAGCATCTGCATGGCGCCGTCCTCCAGGGCTGCCCACGCTTTGCAGTACATGGATGACTCCACCAACCCGAGCTGCCCTCACGGGCCTCCTAGCCGGAACCTCACTCCCATGCTGCCACAGAAGCGGGAGATAAAGTTGCCTGAGCTCCCCCTGTCTGGCAACGGGATCTTTTCCTTAGCTCATCTGCCCAAGTTCTGGGAAGCAATCCTCTCAGGCTGGAGAGCCCCCGAGCCCATCTCTAAGCCCTGTAGCTGGTGGTGA